The Serratia rhizosphaerae genome has a segment encoding these proteins:
- the nac gene encoding nitrogen assimilation transcriptional regulator NAC, protein MNFRRLKYFVKIVDIGSLTQAAEVLHIAQPALSQQLATLEGELQQQLLIRSKRGVMPTEAGNILYAHAQTILRMCEQTQAAVSNIGLAVSGQVALGVASGCAAAQLAMPLLQAMRDAHPGILLRLHEDTGPALTDQVANCALDMAVIYGTKAPQGFNTTVLAKEDLYLVASRSVPNPGDYIDLRALARLNLFLPHRGDSVRDQIEDAMAVRKLALNVVGEIESPTMLSAAIAGGLGATILPESAARALTGPARAWMARISNPSLALPLALCVSVQQPLSEAAQAVKAQLLAMIAAPGQPKRALTLVQ, encoded by the coding sequence ATGAATTTCAGACGTCTTAAATACTTTGTCAAAATCGTCGATATCGGCAGCCTGACGCAGGCAGCGGAAGTGCTGCATATTGCGCAACCGGCGTTAAGCCAGCAGCTGGCGACGCTGGAAGGCGAACTTCAGCAGCAACTGCTGATTCGCAGTAAGCGCGGCGTCATGCCGACCGAAGCGGGCAACATTCTCTATGCCCATGCGCAGACGATTTTGCGCATGTGTGAGCAGACGCAGGCCGCCGTCAGCAACATCGGGCTGGCGGTCAGCGGGCAGGTTGCCCTTGGCGTCGCGTCCGGCTGCGCCGCCGCGCAGCTGGCGATGCCGCTGCTGCAGGCGATGCGCGATGCGCACCCCGGCATTCTGCTGCGCCTGCATGAGGATACCGGCCCGGCGCTGACCGATCAGGTGGCCAACTGCGCGCTGGATATGGCGGTTATTTATGGCACCAAGGCGCCGCAGGGGTTTAATACCACGGTACTGGCGAAAGAGGATCTGTATCTGGTGGCGTCACGTTCGGTGCCTAATCCCGGCGACTATATCGATCTGCGGGCGCTGGCGCGGCTGAATCTGTTTTTACCGCACCGGGGAGACAGCGTGCGCGATCAGATTGAAGACGCGATGGCGGTGCGCAAACTGGCGTTGAATGTCGTCGGCGAGATCGAATCGCCGACCATGCTCAGCGCCGCCATCGCCGGCGGGCTGGGGGCAACCATTTTGCCGGAGTCCGCCGCGCGGGCGCTGACCGGCCCGGCCAGAGCCTGGATGGCGCGTATCAGCAACCCGTCGCTGGCATTGCCGCTGGCGCTGTGCGTGTCCGTTCAGCAGCCGCTGTCTGAAGCGGCGCAGGCGGTGAAAGCGCAACTCTTGGCGATGATTGCCGCTCCGGGCCAGCCGAAACGCGCGCTGACGCTGGTGCAGTAA
- a CDS encoding DUF2254 domain-containing protein yields MSKWHWLFSQLTRKLWFRACLFALLAVISALVSIVVKPFIPSGIGGVVGADAVDKILNILASSMLAVTTFSLSIMVSAYSSATTSVTPRATRLVMEDSTTQNVLATFIGSFLFSLVGIVALSMGAYGQRGRVVLFVVTLLVIALIVITLLRWIQHLSLLGRVGETTSRVEEAARNALENRVNIPYMGGKAWLPGLQPPAEVMALYPTDIGYIQHIDMQMLDDRLQEIEGELYLTCQAGAFVHPGHPVGWIVAPTPNPDTAALLAAITIGAERSFDQDPRFGLAVLAEIASRALSPAVNDPGTAIDVIGRAVRLLAVWGRNKPEPDAVIYHNVWVKPIMTADLLDDIVNPIARDGAGLIEVQLRLLKGLQALDRMNTAVFAEDVRRYVAIIQHLAEQQMVSQQDLERLNVWIRQSDLNIIEASQ; encoded by the coding sequence GGCTGTTTAGCCAGTTAACCCGCAAACTCTGGTTCCGCGCATGTTTATTCGCGCTTCTGGCGGTCATTTCAGCGTTAGTTTCCATCGTGGTTAAGCCCTTTATTCCGTCCGGCATCGGCGGCGTGGTCGGCGCCGATGCGGTGGATAAAATCCTCAATATTTTGGCCTCGAGCATGTTGGCGGTGACGACCTTTTCGTTGAGTATTATGGTGTCGGCCTACAGTTCAGCGACGACGAGCGTGACGCCGCGCGCGACGCGGCTGGTGATGGAAGACAGCACGACGCAAAACGTACTGGCGACCTTTATCGGCTCTTTCCTGTTCAGTCTGGTGGGTATCGTGGCGCTGAGTATGGGCGCCTACGGGCAGCGGGGCCGCGTGGTGTTATTTGTCGTTACGCTGCTGGTGATTGCATTAATTGTTATCACGCTTTTACGCTGGATCCAGCATCTTTCATTACTGGGGCGCGTCGGGGAAACGACATCGCGGGTGGAAGAGGCTGCGCGCAATGCGCTGGAGAATCGCGTTAACATCCCTTATATGGGGGGCAAAGCGTGGTTACCCGGTTTGCAGCCACCTGCGGAAGTCATGGCACTCTACCCGACAGACATTGGGTATATTCAGCATATTGATATGCAGATGCTGGATGACCGGCTGCAAGAAATTGAAGGGGAGCTTTATTTAACCTGTCAGGCTGGCGCATTTGTGCATCCGGGGCATCCCGTGGGCTGGATTGTTGCACCAACTCCTAACCCCGATACGGCAGCACTATTGGCTGCCATCACCATCGGAGCGGAGCGCTCATTTGATCAGGATCCCCGCTTTGGCCTTGCGGTATTGGCGGAGATCGCCTCCCGCGCGTTGTCGCCGGCCGTTAACGATCCTGGCACGGCGATTGATGTTATCGGCCGCGCGGTGAGACTGCTGGCGGTATGGGGCAGAAACAAGCCGGAACCTGACGCGGTGATCTATCACAACGTGTGGGTCAAACCTATCATGACGGCAGATCTCCTCGATGACATTGTAAATCCCATTGCTCGCGACGGCGCAGGGCTGATTGAAGTACAGCTCCGTTTGCTCAAAGGATTACAGGCGCTCGATCGGATGAATACGGCTGTTTTTGCTGAGGACGTGCGTAGATATGTCGCTATCATCCAGCACCTGGCTGAGCAACAAATGGTATCGCAACAGGATCTTGAGAGACTCAACGTCTGGATACGGCAGTCAGATTTGAACATCATCGAAGCATCGCAATGA